A single region of the Nicotiana sylvestris chromosome 6, ASM39365v2, whole genome shotgun sequence genome encodes:
- the LOC104214187 gene encoding pectinesterase 4-like, whose product MVGKIVVSLVSLILVVGVILGVVIVLHQDGSSKDDDQSTKVQLKASVEEFCKPAEFKEACAKSLDSVAKNNSATMKDYLLVSIQITVDEVKKSFEVVEKTSVNNESDPYNHMAVEDCKELLQYAIEELQVSYSMVGDTELHSLNDRVSELLNWLGAVYSYQSMCVDAIEKPEYKSAIEKGMVNATQLTHNAINIVAKMSTILQSFNVSIPSNLKSAAGSTSNRRLLEVNEIGHDSYPTWFPVADRKLLARHRFVTPHAVVAKDGSGQYNTVAAALAAYPENHRGKYIVYVKAGIYEEHIIISKKQPNVFIFGNGAGETIITGNRNFALMKIPTQDTATFSVLGNGFVARGITFRNTAGPEGHQAVALRINGDMAAVFDCSIEGYQDTLYYQNHRQFYRNCVISGTVDFIFGRGSAVIQNSLIIARKPLAGQFNTITADGKEIALKPGGVVFQNCRVVPEVELFPVRFQLPTYLGRPWKAYSTTVFMESELGDFIRPEGWMTWQGETFEQTCHYYEFANRGPGALINNRNRSFKNFRLISPEEAAQYTAAPWINGDMWLRHTGAPFYLGLGGR is encoded by the exons GTTCAAAAGATGATGACCAAAGCACCAAAGTCCAATTGAAGGCATCAGTTGAGGAGTTCTGTAAACCTGCGGAATTCAAAGAAGCTTGTGCAAAGAGTCTTGATTCAGTGGCTAAGAACAATAgtgctaccatgaaagactaccTCTTGGTCTCCATCCAAATCACCGTGGATGAGGTCAAGAAATCTTTCGAGGTGGTGGAGAAGACTTCTGTCAACAATGAAAGTGATCCTTACAATCACATGGCGGTAGAGGATTGCAAAGAGTTGTTGCAGTATGCCATCGAGGAACTCCAGGTCTCCTACTCTATGGTTGGGGATACCGAATTGCATTCCCTCAATGATCGTGTCAGCGAACTATTGAACTGGCTAGGTGCGGTGTACTCCTATCAAAGCATGTGCGTTGATGCTATCGAGAAGCCTGAATACAAATCCGCTATAGAAAAGGGAATGGTGAATGCAACCCAGCTGACCCACAATGCTATCAATATCGTAGCAAAAATGTCAACCATCCTCCAATCATTCAACGTCTCAATTCCGTCAAACCTTAAGAGCGCAGCTGGTAGCACATCTAATCGTCGCCTCCTTGAAGTTAACGAGATAGGTCATGACTCTTACCCTACATGGTTCCCAGTTGCTGACCGTAAGCTTTTAGCAAGACATAGGTTTGTAACTCCACATGCAGTGGTTGCCAAGGATGGGAGTGGCCAGTACAATACCGTCGCCGCTGCCCTCGCAGCATATCCCGAAAACCATAGAGGCAAATACATAGTCTATGTCAAAGCTGGCATCTATGAAGAGCATATCATCATCTCTAAAAAGCAACCAAACGTTTTTATCTTTGGCAATGGAGCAGGGGAAACCATCATTACTGGAAATAGAAACTTTGCTCTAATGAAAATACCCACCCAAGACACTGCTACTTTCT CTGTACTTGGCAATGGGTTTGTTGCTAGGGGAATTACCTTCCGAAACACTGCTGGTCCAGAAGGGCACCAAGCTGTGGCTCTTCGAATTAACGGTGATATGGCTGCTGTTTTTGACTGCAGCATTGAAGGTTATCAAGACACTTTGTACTATCAAAACCATCGCCAATTTTATCGCAACTGTGTCATCTCTGGTACCGTAGACTTCATCTTTGGCAGGGGCTCAGCGGTAATCCAAAACAGTTTGATCATAGCGAGGAAACCTTTGGCGGGACAGTTCAATACTATTACCGCTGATGGCAAAGAAATTGCGCTTAAACCCGGTGGAGTGGTATTCCAGAACTGTAGAGTCGTCCCAGAAGTAGAATTATTTCCAGTTAGGTTCCAACTTCCAACTTACTTGGGTCGTCCCTGGAAGGCCTACTCAACCACAGTATTCATGGAGAGTGAATTGGGTGATTTCATCCGCCCAGAAGGTTGGATGACATGGCAAGGCGAAACGTTCGAGCAGACATGTCATTACTATGAGTTCGCCAACCGTGGACCTGGTGCTCTCATCAATAACAGGAACAGAAGTTTCAAGAACTTCCGTCTTATTAGCCCAGAAGAAGCAGCTCAATACACAGCTGCCCCCTGGATTAACGGAGATATGTGGTTGAGGCACACTGGTGCACCTTTTTACCTTGGCCTCGGAGGAAGATAA